The Hyalangium ruber genome includes the window ACATTGTGTTCATCCAGGGAAACGCACATCAATGGTTCAACCCAATCTGAGGAGCAAGACCATGAAGATCCTTGTCACGGGAGCAACGGGGTATATCGGCACGGCCGTCACCGAGGCCCTCATTCGAGCCGGCCACCAGGTTCAGGGACTGGCACGCTCGGACGCGGCGCGCGGCAAGCTCGAGGCGCGCGGCATCCAGCCCGTGCGCGGCGAGCTTTCGGACACCGCCGGATTGGCCGCCCTCGTCCCTGGCGTCGATGCGGTCATCTGGGCCGCGACGTCCAACACCGAAGCCCTGGATGCGCCCGCCGTCACGGCGATGCTCGAGCGAATGGCGGGAACGGGAAAGGCCTTCCTCTACACGAGCGGCGTCTGGGTCCATGGCGACACGCGAGGCGCCGTGGTGGATGAGGACAGCCCCCTGCGCTCGGCGGAGCTCGTTGCCTGGCGTCCGGCCGTGGAGCGCCGGGTGCTCGCCACGCCGGGCATTCGCGGAATCATCCTCCGCCCCGGCATCGTCTACGGCCGCGCCGGAGGTATCCCCGGCATGCTCACGTCCTCCGCGAGGGAGGCTGGCGCCGCGCGCTTCGTGGGCGCCGGAGAGAACCACTGGCCGGTGGTGTTCCTCGAGGACCTGGCGGACCTGTACCTGCGTGCCGTCGAACGCGCCCCGGCGGGGACGGTTCTCCTCGCCTCGCAAGGCCCCGGGGTGAAGCTGAAGGCGCTGGCCACCGCGGCGAGCGAGGGCGCGGGGGCCGGGGGCCGGACCACTTCCTGGAACCTGGAGGAGGCTCGCAAGCAGCTCGGAGCGTTCGCGGACGCGCTCGCGCTCGACCAGCAGGTCTCCGCCCGCCGCGCCGAGCAGCTCCTGGGCTGGGCCCCCCACGGGCCGAGCATCCTGGAGGAGCTCCGCAGCGGTTCCTATGCAGGTAGGTGAAGAGGGGAGGGTGTGATCCAGCCACCCCCTGGTACCGCCCGGGCGCCGCGTGGTGTCATGGCTCCGCTCGTCCGGTCTGTCCCCCTCTGGCAACTTCTGTGATCCGCCGGCGACAATGGCCCCAAGGATGTTTCGCGCTGGAGGCGCACATGATTCGCCGAGTCGATGGCGGTAGTTCCCCCGCGGTGGAGCGGTTCTCGAAGCCCGAGCCCAAGCCGGTCGAGACGAAGCAGGCACGCTCCACGGTGGATCTCTCCCGTGACACCTTCGCCAAGGCGGAGGGGACGGGTGGCGCTGCCGGTGCCGGGGCTGCTGCCTCTCCCGGCGCTGTGGGTGCCGCCGCCGGGGCTGCCGCGGCCGCGGGCGCCACAAGCGCCACCAGCGCCAAGCTGCGCGAGGAGTTCCAGGCCTCCGACGGATTCAAGGACCTCAGCGCCGACCAGCAGAAGCAGGCGCTCGAGGTGTTCGACGCGATGGACCTTCAGGGCCAGCGCGCCCTCAAGGACCTGACCGATCGACAGATGAGCGTGTCCACCGAGACGGACTGCCGCATCGGCACGGCGCTCCTGGATCGCGACAGCACGGGCAAGACGCTGCTGGACAACTTGCACCAGATGGCCACGCAGAAGATGCCCGACTCCTTCAAGGACTCGGGCGTCACGCGCGAGAGCCTGATGGCCTCCATCTGCCAGGAGGCCGCCCACCCCGGAGAGATCAACCAGCACAACCGGGGCACCTGCACCGTGACGTCCATGCAGTACATGCTCAACGACACCAACCCGGCCGAGTACGCGCGCATCATGACCGGGCTGATGTCCGAGAAGGGCGAGGTGACGCTGGCCAGCGGTGCCACGCTGAGCCGCGACGCCGACAGCATCGCCCCCGACTCCGCCACGCAGCGCTCCTCCAGCGAGCGGCTCTTCCAGGCGGCGATGATGCAGTACGCCCGGGGCGGCGCCGAGGGTGACTACAGCAACCTCACCAACAAGGATGACGGCCTCAACGCCTCCGAGCAGGAGCGCACGCTCGAGGCGCTCTTCAACCGGGACTTCGACAACTACACGGGCGGCGGCGCCGATGACATCCTGGCGAAGCTGAAGGATCGCTCGCCCACCGACTCGTATATCCGCATGCACTGGGGCGAGGACAAGTCCGGCGGACACGCGGTGGTGGTGGACCGGGTGGAGAATGGCCGCGTCTACATCCGCAACCCCCACGGGCCGGGCGGGACGCAGGGCGACACGCTCGAGAACCCGCCGCGCGTCGTGGAGGATCCGGCCACGGGTCTGCAGTCCATGAGCGAGGCGGACTTCAAGGAGTGGATCAAGAGCACCATCATCTAGCGGTGAGCGGTACGCTCCCGTGAGCGGGCTTGCCAGCGGAGGAGTGCGTGATTGACATCAGCGGGGGTCGCTTCGAGATGGGGCTGTCGCGCCCGGTGCGCGAGCAGCTCCAGAAGAAGTCGCCGCAGGAGCCCTTCCCCTTCCACCGCGAGGAGCCGGCGCACCCGGTGTCCGTGGGGCCGTTCCGCATGGCGGAGGCCCCCGTCACCTGCGAGGAGTACGCCGAGTTCATGGCCGACGGCGGCTACCAGCGCGAGGACGTGTGGGCCGCGCTGCGGCAGGAGCCGGACGTGGACGTGGCGCAGCTGCAGGCGCGCTTCGTGGACCAGACGAACCTCCCCGGGCCGCTCACCTGGCGCGAGGGGCGCTTCGCTCAGGGCTTGGGGCGCCACCCGGTGCATGGGGTGAGCTGGTTCGAGGCCATGGCCTACGCCACGTGGAAGGGCGTGCGGCTGCCGACGGAGGCGGAGTGGGAGTTCGCCGCGCGCGGCACGGATGGGCGCCTCTACCCTTGGGGCATGGAGTTCGACCCCGAGCGCTGCACCCACCGCGGGCGCCAGCCGAACGCCACCCTCCCGGTGGACAGCCTGCCCGAGGGACGCAGCCCCCTGGGCATGCTGCACATGGTGGGCAACGTGGCCGAGTGGACGGGGGATCTCTACCGCCCCTATCCCGGAGGGCTGGAGGAGCGTCGCGCCGGGCCGAGGGACCGGAGCGTGCGCAACGACTTCTTCAAGGGCACGCCGCTGTCGCTGCGGGCGACGGTGCGCACGCCGCACCCGCCGGACTCGCGTTTCCCCGGCCTGGGGTTCCGCGTGGCCGCGCAGTTGCTGCTCAAGCGGGTAGGGACGGTGTGAAAACGCTGACGCTGTTGAGCCTGGGGGTGTTGATGGCGCTGCCGCCGGTTCCCGTGAAGGACATGGTGGAGCGCGCCGAGGTGGTGGCGCGCGTGGACATGAAGGCCTTCGAGCGCGTGGGAGGCACCGAGGCGGAGCAGCACTGGCGCACCACGCTGGTCCCGCTCACCGTCTACAAGGGCAAGCTCACCGGGCCGATGGAGATCTCCATCCGGGTGTTCCCCGATGTGGATGGCGGCGAGTTCACCCGGACGCCGGACGCGGGGGAGCGGGTGGCCTTCCTGCGCAAGAGTGGCGAGGGCTGGACCCTGGTGGAGCCTCGCACCCAGGCGCTGCGCAAGGCGACCCCCGAGCTGCTCGGAGCGCTCGGGACGTCCGACGCCGGCCCCAAGCCCTGAGCGAGCAGCCATGAAGTGGGAGCAGCTGGTCAAGCTCGGCCGCGAGCTGCCCGAAGTCGAGGAGGGCATCTGGTTCCGCACGCCCGCGCTCAAGGTTCGCGGCAAGGCGTTCGTGCGCCTGAAGGAGGACGGCGAGTCGGTGGTCTTCATGTTGGAGAGCGTCGACGAGCAGGAGTTCCTCATCCAGGCCCTGCCGGAGCTCTACTTCATCACCGACCACTACCGAGGCTGGCCTGCGGTGCTGGCGCGGCTGGCGAAGCTGCGCGTGCCCGAGTGCCGACGACGGCTCGAGCAGGGCTGGCGGCTCAAGGCGCCGCGAGCGCTGGTGAAACAGCGAGACGCGGAGCGTGAAGAGGCCGCGCCGCGCCGCGCGCGCTGAGCCCTCCCGAGGCTGCCGGTGCCAGACAGGGTGCTAACCTGGGCTCCATGAGCCTGGAGCCCGTTGCCCCGTCCGCCGCACCCGTCCGCAAGAAGACCGCCATCTGGCCCTATGTGCTGGGCGGGGTCGGAGTGGCGATTCTGAGCGTGGCGGCGCTGGTGGGACTGGTCTTCGCCTATCTCGCGGCGGCAAAGCCCATGACGGTGACCGAGGCGGACCGGGCGCTGCTGGTGACGACCGATGATCTGGTGCCGCGACTCGAGGGTTTCTCACCGCAGCCCAGCATCGAGAAGCTGACGAAGAAGAAGGGGCTCGATGGCACCATCGAGCTCGAGTACTTGTACGACTTGTCCAACCGAGGCTTGTACCTGGCCTCCATGGTGACCACGGACACGACCGCGTCCTCGGCGAAGGCCACCTACACCAGCCTGCGCGTGGGGCAGGGCCTGGGCTTGTCGATCGCCGGGGACTCGGGCACCAAGATGGAGGAGCGCGACGATCTCTTCACCTGGGGCGACGAGTCGCGCACCGCCCTCATCACCAACAAGGGCAAGCCCGTGGGCAACGTCTTCACCGCGCGCAAGGGCCGCCACAGCTACACCTTCGTCCTGGTGGGCGTGTACTTCGATTCGAACGAGACGCTGAGCGATCTGCTGCTGCCGAAGCTGGAGCGGCTCGCCACGAACATGACGGTCCCCTGACGGCGCTCATTCGGAGCCCTGAGGACACGGGAGTGTTGACCACTCGGGAGGTCGAGGCGGGGCGCATCCTGGAGGCTGGACAGCCCGGGAGGGCGCCGTTACAGCGTGCGCCATGCTCAATGCTCGCTTGCTCGCGGTCTCCGCGCTCTGGCTCGCGCTGTCTGCGTGTTCGTCTTCTCCCGAGGTGACTCCTCCTGTCGAGCCGCCGATCTCGGGAGATGCCTTCCCGACGTCGCGGGGAGACTTGATCGTCCACCCCATCAATCACGCCTCCTTCGTGATGAGCTGGGCGGGGAAGATGATCTACGTCGATCCGGTGGGCGGCGCCGCGCCCTTCGAGGGGATTCCCGCGCCGGACGTGGTCTTCGTGACGGACATCCACGGCGATCACCTGAACGCGGACACCCTGACGGCCCTGGTTCGGGCCGAGACGGTGATTGTCGCGCCCCAGGCCGTGCGCGACGCCCTGCCCGCGGCGCTGCAGGGCGCCACGCAGGTGCTGGCCAATGGCGCGACCCTGACGGTGGCGGACATCGCCGTCGAGGCGATCCCCATGTACAACCTCACGCCCGAGCGCCTTCAGTACCACGCGAAGGGCCGGGGCAACGGCTACGTGCTGACGCTGGGAGGCAAGCGCGTCTACATCGCCGGCGACACGGAGGACATCCCCGAGATGCGGCAGCTGCGCGACATCGACGTGGCCTTCGTGCCGATGAACCTGCCCTTCACCATGACGGTGGCGCAGGCGGCGGACGCGGTGCGCGAGTTCAAGCCGAAGGTCGTCTATCCCTACCACTCGCGTGGCAGTGACCTGGAGGAGTTCACCCGGCTCGTGGGTACGGACGTGGGCGTCGAAGTGCGTGTGCGCAACTGGTACTGAGGTCAAGTCCTCCGGGCCACGGCCCTGAGGTAGGGGAAGGCCGGGGTGGTGAGGTGCAGTCGGGCGCGCTGGACGGTGCCGAAGCGTGGCTCCAGCCCGAGTTCGGCGAACACCTCACCCATCACCCGGGGTGTCTCGAAGCGCTCATAGAGGGCCTTCACGGAGTCCTCCGGCGCGGAGGAGGGGTGGGCGATCGACTTCGGTGAGAGCCGGAAGCGCCCGTCTTGTCCCCGGATGTAGCTCCGCTGCTGGGTGGTCGCCCGCTCGAAGGTCGTCTGGAGGAACTCGTCATTGAGCTGGCGCTCCGTCTTGCGCGGCGTCTGGGCGTCCTGGCGGCGCAGGTAGAACCAGAGCATGGGTGACTTCTCGTGCATCAGCAGGTTCGACACGCGCCAGCGGTCGAGGTCCTCCAGGGAGTCGTAGACGCGTTGGATCTCCGGGTCGGCGAAGGACATCTCCCAGAAGATGCTCTCGGCGCGGTACCTCGCATAGAGGCTGATGCAGGGGCGCACGAGCTCCAGGTTGCACCCGCCCGCCATCTCGGCCAGGGAGTCCACCGTGTAGCTGTGCTCGACGGGGTTGATGAGCAGGTCCGCGAAGTCGGACTCCTCCCAGTCGCGGTGGCGGCTGATGAAGCGCGCCATGGTGTTGTCGACGGCGAACCCGGCGGCCAGCCGCTTGGCCAGCGCGTAGTCGGTGTCCTGGAGCCCCTTCGTCATCAGCCGGATCGCCTTCTGGAAGGCGCTGGTGATGGTCCGGTGGAAGCGGTTGTAGACGAGCACCTCCATCAGCCCGTCACGCTTGAGGGCCCGTGACAGCCTGCCCAGGGCATGGGCCGGCTCGTACGTGTGGTGGATGACGCCCGTGCAGACGACGAAGTCGAACTGGCTCTCGTAGGGCGCGTCGTTGATGCTCTCCAAGCGCAGCTCGAGGTTGGTGACGCCCAGCGCGGCGGCGTTGGCGGCGCAGATCTCGATCGACTTCGTGGAGAGGTCCGTCCCGAGCACCCGCGCGTTGGGAAAGAGCAGGGCGGTGAGGAGCGCCTGGTTGGTGCCGCAACCCGCGACCCAGATGGAGGCTTCCCGGGGCAGGGCCGTGTGGTGGAAGTCGCCCACCTCCTGGCTCACCATGAGCCGCTCGAACTCGGGGTCCACCAGCGTGTCGAACTTGGAGGAGTTCCACGGCCAGGGGAAGCGGCTGTAGAACTCACCGACGCGCCCGTCCACGGCGGTGATGGACTCGGCCAGCACGAGGTTCTCTTCGTCGCTCTTCTTCGAGGCCACTCCGGGCGCGGATTTCGCCTGGAGGAGGGTGTCCAGGCCCTGGACGAACTTGGGCAGGGGCTCGCTCTCCGCGCTCGTGGCCACGCGGACCTCGGCGCTGGCGCGGGTGCGTTCGATGCTCCGGGCCAGCGTGGCGATGGTGCGGTTCTCGAAGATGCTGCGCATGTTCAGGTCCACGCCGAGCGACTCGCGGATCCGCAGGATGAGCTGGTTGGCCAGCAGCGAGTGTCCGCCGAGTTCGAAGAAGTCATCATCGACGCCGAGCTCCGTCAGCCCCAGGGCTCGGCTCCAGATCGCCGCGAGCTGCGTCTCGGTCGGAGTGCTTGGGGGCGCGGACATGCTCCGCATCCGTCCCCGCACCTCCTCGAGCTTGGGCAGCGCGTGGGAGTCGAGCTTGCCGTTGGCGGTGAGCGGCAGTTGGGGAAGGTGGACGAAGTACTGGGGGATGAGCTCCTGGCTCAGCTGCGTACCCATGAAGCTCCGCAGCACGGGCGCATCGATCGGCTGTTCCGAGGCGTAGTAGGCCACCAGCGCGCTGGGGTCCTTGTGGAGCAGGACCACGCTGTCACGCACGTCGGGGTGGCGGTTCAGGAGGCTCTTCAGTCCCTCGAGCTCGACCCGGTGTCCGTTGAACTTGACCTGGGTGTCGTTGCGGCCCTCGAAGGCCAGGACACCGCCGGGCAGCCAGCGCGCGAGATCGCCCGTCCGGTACATCCTCTGCCCCTGCTCGAAAGGGGAGGGGAGGAAGCGCTCTTGGGTCGCCTCGGGATTGTCGAGGTAGCCGAGGGCCAGGCAGTCGCCGGCGAGGTACAGCTCCCCCGTGACACCCTCTGGGACGGGGGACAGGGCGCCATCCAGCACATACGCCAGGGAGTTCGCCGCCGGGCGGCCAATGGGGACGAAGTCTTGGAGGTCCGAGCGGGGATCGAACCGATGGACGGTGCAGCCCACGGTCGCCTCGGTGGGGCCGTACTCGTTGAAGAGCTCCAGGTGGGGCCCGAAGCTCTCCAGGGCCTGCCGGGCGAGCTTGGTCTCCAGGTTCTCGCCACCGACGATGAGGCGCCGGACCTTGCTGCCGGGGTACTTGCGCGCGGTGACGAGCGAGAGGTGGCTCGGGGTGAGCTTCACGGTGTCGGTGCGGTTGTCCTCGAGGGCGTCCATCAAGGCCGCCGCCGCCGAGGCGCCTGGGTAGATGACGATCTTCCCGCCGCTGATCAGCGGGACGAAGATCGACGTCACGGTCAGGTCGAAGGCGAGAGAGGAGTACAGCGGGAAGGCGGGGCTCTCGGAGCCTCCGTAGAGCCGCCGCGCCCACCCGACGTAGTTCGCGAGCGCATGGTGGTGTACCTGGACTCCCTTGGGGTTGCCGGTGGTGCCCGAGGTGTAGATGACGTAGGCGGGGTCCTCCGGGGAGAGGCCGGCGTCCACCGGCGTGACTTCCTGGGGCTCCTGGGCGAGCTCCGAGAGGAAGCCTCGGCGCACCGTCAGTGCGCGCAGGCGATCGGCCAGCGCGGGCTCGGTGAGGACGACGGAGGCGCCAGAGTTCTCGACGACGAACCGCGTGTAGTCCGGAGGCCGCAGGGGCTCCAGGGGAACGTAGGCCGCGCCGGCCTCGAGGCACCCGAGGATCGCCACCAGCATGTCGATCGACGGAGTGAGGAGAAGGCCGACCCGGCTGCCCCGGGTGACGCCCCATCGCCGCAGCAGGGAGGCCAACGCGTGTACCTGCCTCGACAGCTCCGCGTAGGTGACGGAGCGGCCCGCGCACTCCACGGCGATGGCCGAGGGAGTTCGCTCCGCCTGCTGTTGGAAGAGCCGATGAACGGGCCCCGTTCGTGGGGAGTCGGTCGCCGGGTTCATGTCCATGGGGAAGCCGTGCTGTGCTCTCTCGGTCATCGTGGTCTCGGGCCTCGGGTGCTTGCGCGGAGCTGGGGGGCACCGCGCTTGAGAGAGGATAGTCCGGCACGCTCGGTCCGATTCAGGCCCCCTGTGTGGGACCTTGTCGCGCAGGGAGGCGCAGACGGGTTACCCGCTTTGGTTGCGCGAGCAGGGGAATTAGAGCTTCAGGCGCATCACGTGGCGGCGGGTTCCGGCGAGACCGACTTCGCGAAACCCCGCCTCACGGAAGGTGGAGACGAAGCCCATGAAGCGGTAGCTGGGAGAGTCCGGGTCCACGGGGTACGCCTCGAGGATGGAGGCGCCCCGGGCCTTGGCGTGAGCGATGGCGGCGTCGAGGAGCTGCTGCATCACGCCTTGTCCTCGGAGCTCACGGTGGATGAAGAAGCAGGCGATGGACCACACGGCCTCGGGGTCGGAGGGCTCCTCCGGTCCTCCCAGGGGCCGATAGGTGTCGCGCGGGGCGATGGAGCACCACGCCATGGGCTCGTCTTCGACGTAGCCGAGCAGCCCGACGGGTACGCCGCCGCGCACGCGGCGAGCCATGGCGGCCTTGCGGCTGACCTTGTCGGTCTTGCGAGACTCAGCGCCCTTGGCCCGCCACACCATGCACCAACAATTCTTGGGTCCGCCCCTGCGCTCGAAGAGACGCACGAAGTCCGGCCAGCGCTTCGCGGTAACTTCATGGAAGACGAGCCGGGGCGGAGCTGGTTCAGTCATGCAAGTTGTCCAGGAAGTCCGCGAAACTGCCCGCGATGCGGTGCAGGTCTCCCTCGACCGTTACAAGGACGATGGAGGGCTGACTGGAAGAAGGGCTCTCCCGATAGTCAAAGCAGAGGGCTTCGCCTCCAGAAGTCATTCCGAAAGGATAGATGCCAGGGGGCATGTAGCGCTGGAGGCTCTCGTACCCACTCCAGACGGAATAGGAGTCCCGCTGCTCAGTGTGCGTCACGGTCAGCAAGACACAGAACACGTTCTTTCCTCTCCCGATATTGAAGAGGGAGGGTGTCGGAGTCATGCCTTGGTGCTTGGAGACTACTTGCTTGTACTCGGCCGGGAGAGTGATCCCCCACCGCTGCTCCAGTGCCTGGATGTGATGAGGCGCTACCTCGGGAGGCACTTCTCGGAGATAGGGTTCCCAGGAAACACTCATGGTGGGTAGCCTCCTCCCCAGGCAGCAAGCAGCACGACGCGCGCGCCGGTGTCCGTCGTCTCCGAGCCGCGAAACTGTCCACTGTCCGTGGCACAGGCCGCGGACAGCAGACACAGCCCCAGGAGAAGCCCGCTCCTCACCCAGTCCCTCTCAGTAGACAGTGCTCTGCCAGGGGAACAGGTACTTCAGCGGGATGCTCAGCCGCGCCGCCCACGCCGCCTCGTTGTGCCCGGCTCCCTGCGCCACGTAGTAGTACAGGTCCTTGCCCTGCACGTAGCCGTCCACCACCAGCGCATCCCGCATCCGCGTCGTCTCCGTCAGCCCGTCGCTGCTCGTGCCCGCGTCGATGTAGTGGTTCACCGCCACCTTCGCCGTTGCCGCTTCAACCTCCTTGGGCAGCATCTGGTTGTTCCACCAGAACGAGCTCGACAGCCCGCCCAGCTTCGAGAACACCCCCGGGTTGCGCCGGCCGATATACGTCGACACCAGCCCGCCCAGCGAAGAGCCCATCAGCGCCGTGTTCTTGTTCCCCGTGAGCGTCCGGTAGTTCTGGTCGATGTACGGCTTCACCGTGTCCAGCATGAAGCGCTCGTACACGTTCGCCCCGCCGCCCGAGTACTGCGGATCACAGCACGGCGTGTACTCGTAGATGCGGTTGGCCCCGCCGTTGTCGATGCCCACGACAATCACCTCATCCATCTGCCCGTTGTTGATGAGGGCGTTGGCCGTCTCGTCCACCTGCCACTCCACCCCGCCGAACGCCGTGGAGGCCTCGAACAGGTTCTGCCCGTCATGCATGTAGAGCACCGGGTAGCGCTTGAGCGGGTTGAGCGAGTAGCTCGGCGGCAGGTAGATGCGCAGCGTGCGCGTGTTGCCCAGCTGCGGAGAGCTGAAGTTGGCCACCTTCACCAGCGTGCCCGCCCGCGACTGGAAGAACGGGTAGATGCTCACCGTGGTGCCCGCCTTCACCACGTAGTTGGCGCCGACCGACCACGTCGCGTCATTGATGAGCGGCTTGAGCTCCACATCCCCCACGGAGTCGGCCCACGTGTACGTCCACACGTTGCCCGTGCTCCACGTGGCGTTGACGCCCGTGTTCCAGTTGAGCGGCGCCTTGCTGCCGCGCAGGGCAATCCGGTTGCCCCAGCCCACGTCGTAGAAGACCTTGACGGTGGTGGCCTCCGCGACGGCGGACGCAAGTAGCAGCAGGCAGGCCAGGGCCTTGGCCAGAGCCGAGAAGAACTGACGCATGGTGTGACTCCCTCCCAGAGGTGGCGGCGCGCGGCGAGGGATACAGGGCCGCCAGGGCGCGGGCCATCCGGCCATGTTGGCAGCGTGTCCAGACATGAACAAGCCGCCCACCGTGAATATCGAGCGGTTTCGTCAGGAAGAATTTGACTCTGGCCCCGGGTCCGTCTGCACTCCGCCCCCATGCTCCGCCGCGCCTGGTCCTGGTCCCTGCTGCTCTTCGTCGTGCTCGCCGGCTGCTCGCGTTGTGGCAAGGAGGGCGGCCCCGCGGGACTGCCCGGCAAGCCCGTCACCGTCGAGCGTTACCTGCCGCGAGATGCGCAGGCCGCCATCGTCGTGCCGGACTTGGGCACGCTGGGCGAGAAGTTGGCGCGCTTCCAGAACCTGAAGATCGCCTCCTTCGTGGCGCAGCTGCAGAACTTCACCACCGCCGAGGCCTACGTGACCGCGGTGATGCGGCAGGTGGGCGTGGACCTGCGCAGCCGGCAAGCCATGGAGGGTGCCGGCATCGACCCGGGCAAGGGCGCGGGGGCGGCGTTCCTCGCGGACAACCAGGCCTTCTCCGTGCTGGGTGTGAAGGACGCGAAGAAGCTGGAGGAGACCTTCGCCAACCTCGCGCGCAACCGCCTCGGTGCTCCCGAGCGCAAGGAGGACAAGGCTGGAGGCGGCACGCTGGTGACGTTCAGCCGCAAGGGCGCGACGGAGCCCTCCCTGGGCCTGCTCTTCGTGGGAGATTTCGTGCTGGTGGCGCCGGGCACGGCGGTGGCGCGGCTGCCGGTGCTGGCCGCGCAGCCGGTGGAGCAGTCGCTCTCCGAGGAGCCGGTGCTGGCCGCCTCGCTGGGGCGCCTGCCCAAGGACCGCGACTTCCACGTCTACCTCCCGGGCGGCAGGGGAATGCTGCCCCAGGGCACGGTGGAGGGGCTCACCCTGGCCGGGCAGATTGAAGAGCGCGCGGTGACGCTGCGCATGGATGCGCCCTGGCCGGACACGAAGGCCTCGCTGGCGCCGCTCGCCCCGAAGGACGGGCCGGAGCTGCTGGGCTACCTGCCCCAGGACAGCTTCCTGGTGGCGCGCTACCGGGGCGACCCCGCCACGCTGGGCGAGGTGTGGCCGTACCTCGTGGGCCCGTACATCACCCGCGCCGTGCAGCAGAGCGGCTTTGACCTGCGGGGCGAGGTGCTCGACAACCTCCAGAGCGGGCTCTCGGCGGGCGTGGCGCTGGCGCCCACGGTGCAGCTCGGCAGCGGCCTGCCCGCGCTGGACATCCGGCGCACCAGCCCGTTCCGCTACGTCCACCTGATGGTGGTGGGCGAGGCGAAGGACGCGGCGAAGGCCCAGGCCACGCTGGAGAAGGTGCCGGGCATCGCGGGCAACTTCGGGGCGCAGGTGAAGCCCGAGGACGTGGCTGGCAAGCGCGTGTACCTCACCGAGTACCGGGCGGGGGAGGGCGCGCACTTCGCGGAGGTGGGCGGAAAGCTGGTGCTCGCCGCGCCGCGCTCGCGGCTCGAGGCGGCGCTCACGAGCCTGGCGGCCAAGCCCGGCGAGAGCCCGGTGGCGGCGGACCTCCGGGACGCGGTGAAGGAGCCCGTGTTCGCCGTGGTGCTGGACCTGCAGCGGTTGGCGGAGTCGGTGCGCAAGCTGCCGTCCGAGGCCTGGGGCGTGGGAGGCTTCGCCATCAAGGCCACCACGGAGCGCTGGCTGGAGGCCACCAGTGATCTGCGCGCGGTGACGCTGAACCTGTCACAGAAGGACAAGGCCCTGCAGGCCGAGCTGTCCCTGAAGCTGACGCCCGCGCCCGCGCCCGCGCAGAACCCGACCCCGAGTGCCCAGTGATTCGCGCGCGCGACATCGTCAAGGAGTACGTGGATGGGGACGGCACGCAGGTGCGCGTGCTGGACGGCCTGTCGCTGGACGTGGAGCAGGGAGACTTCGTGGCGGTGGTGGGGCCCTCGGGCAGCGGCAAGTCCACGCTGCTGCACCTGCTGGGCGGGCTGGACGTGCATTACGCCGGCGAGGTGGAGGTGGGCGGGGTGAAGCTGCGCGGCCTGAATGACCGGGAGTTGGCGCGCTTTCGCAACACGCACGTGGGCTTCGTCTTCCAGTCCTTCCACCTCATCCCCAACCTCTCGGCGGTGGAGAACGTGCTGATGCCCTCGCACTTCGGCGCGGCGGGCGTGGACGAGCGCAAGCGGGCCGAGGCGATGCTGGACCGGGTGGGGCTCCTGGCCAAGAAGGACCGCGCGCCGGTGCGCCTGTCGGGCGGAGAGCGGCAGCGCGTGGCCATCGCCCGGGCGCTCTTCAGCGGCCCGAAGCTGCTCCTGTGCGACGAGCCCACCGGCAACCTCGACGCGGCCACGGGCGCGGGTGTCATCCAGCTCTTCCACGAGCTGCACAAAGAGGGGCTCACCGTGCTGGCCGTCACCCATGAGGATCGCATGAGTTCGGCGGCCCGGCGGGTGTTGCGGCTGAAGGAGGCCCGGCTCGTCGAGGAGACGCCCGCCGCGCGCGCCGCCACCTCGGGAGGTACCCCATGAGGCTCTCGGCGCTGGCCCGGCTGGTGCGCTTGAGCCTCGCGCGCGAGCGGCGCGGGGCCTTCTTCTCCGCCTTCGGCGTGGCCATGGGCGTGGGGGCGCTCGTCTTCTTCGTGGGCCTGGGCCTGGGGGTGGGGCGCGTCATCCGCGAGAAGATCTTCCCCACGGACGCGAGCCTGGTGGACGTGGTGCCGCCGGCGGTGTCGCTCGGCTCGCTGTTCGGCGGCGGCAAGCTGGACACCGCCATGGTGGAGCGGCTCTCGGGCCTG containing:
- a CDS encoding formylglycine-generating enzyme family protein, giving the protein MIDISGGRFEMGLSRPVREQLQKKSPQEPFPFHREEPAHPVSVGPFRMAEAPVTCEEYAEFMADGGYQREDVWAALRQEPDVDVAQLQARFVDQTNLPGPLTWREGRFAQGLGRHPVHGVSWFEAMAYATWKGVRLPTEAEWEFAARGTDGRLYPWGMEFDPERCTHRGRQPNATLPVDSLPEGRSPLGMLHMVGNVAEWTGDLYRPYPGGLEERRAGPRDRSVRNDFFKGTPLSLRATVRTPHPPDSRFPGLGFRVAAQLLLKRVGTV
- a CDS encoding MBL fold metallo-hydrolase, whose protein sequence is MLNARLLAVSALWLALSACSSSPEVTPPVEPPISGDAFPTSRGDLIVHPINHASFVMSWAGKMIYVDPVGGAAPFEGIPAPDVVFVTDIHGDHLNADTLTALVRAETVIVAPQAVRDALPAALQGATQVLANGATLTVADIAVEAIPMYNLTPERLQYHAKGRGNGYVLTLGGKRVYIAGDTEDIPEMRQLRDIDVAFVPMNLPFTMTVAQAADAVREFKPKVVYPYHSRGSDLEEFTRLVGTDVGVEVRVRNWY
- a CDS encoding MmcQ/YjbR family DNA-binding protein yields the protein MKWEQLVKLGRELPEVEEGIWFRTPALKVRGKAFVRLKEDGESVVFMLESVDEQEFLIQALPELYFITDHYRGWPAVLARLAKLRVPECRRRLEQGWRLKAPRALVKQRDAEREEAAPRRAR
- a CDS encoding NAD-dependent epimerase/dehydratase family protein, translating into MKILVTGATGYIGTAVTEALIRAGHQVQGLARSDAARGKLEARGIQPVRGELSDTAGLAALVPGVDAVIWAATSNTEALDAPAVTAMLERMAGTGKAFLYTSGVWVHGDTRGAVVDEDSPLRSAELVAWRPAVERRVLATPGIRGIILRPGIVYGRAGGIPGMLTSSAREAGAARFVGAGENHWPVVFLEDLADLYLRAVERAPAGTVLLASQGPGVKLKALATAASEGAGAGGRTTSWNLEEARKQLGAFADALALDQQVSARRAEQLLGWAPHGPSILEELRSGSYAGR
- a CDS encoding amino acid adenylation domain-containing protein translates to MTERAQHGFPMDMNPATDSPRTGPVHRLFQQQAERTPSAIAVECAGRSVTYAELSRQVHALASLLRRWGVTRGSRVGLLLTPSIDMLVAILGCLEAGAAYVPLEPLRPPDYTRFVVENSGASVVLTEPALADRLRALTVRRGFLSELAQEPQEVTPVDAGLSPEDPAYVIYTSGTTGNPKGVQVHHHALANYVGWARRLYGGSESPAFPLYSSLAFDLTVTSIFVPLISGGKIVIYPGASAAAALMDALEDNRTDTVKLTPSHLSLVTARKYPGSKVRRLIVGGENLETKLARQALESFGPHLELFNEYGPTEATVGCTVHRFDPRSDLQDFVPIGRPAANSLAYVLDGALSPVPEGVTGELYLAGDCLALGYLDNPEATQERFLPSPFEQGQRMYRTGDLARWLPGGVLAFEGRNDTQVKFNGHRVELEGLKSLLNRHPDVRDSVVLLHKDPSALVAYYASEQPIDAPVLRSFMGTQLSQELIPQYFVHLPQLPLTANGKLDSHALPKLEEVRGRMRSMSAPPSTPTETQLAAIWSRALGLTELGVDDDFFELGGHSLLANQLILRIRESLGVDLNMRSIFENRTIATLARSIERTRASAEVRVATSAESEPLPKFVQGLDTLLQAKSAPGVASKKSDEENLVLAESITAVDGRVGEFYSRFPWPWNSSKFDTLVDPEFERLMVSQEVGDFHHTALPREASIWVAGCGTNQALLTALLFPNARVLGTDLSTKSIEICAANAAALGVTNLELRLESINDAPYESQFDFVVCTGVIHHTYEPAHALGRLSRALKRDGLMEVLVYNRFHRTITSAFQKAIRLMTKGLQDTDYALAKRLAAGFAVDNTMARFISRHRDWEESDFADLLINPVEHSYTVDSLAEMAGGCNLELVRPCISLYARYRAESIFWEMSFADPEIQRVYDSLEDLDRWRVSNLLMHEKSPMLWFYLRRQDAQTPRKTERQLNDEFLQTTFERATTQQRSYIRGQDGRFRLSPKSIAHPSSAPEDSVKALYERFETPRVMGEVFAELGLEPRFGTVQRARLHLTTPAFPYLRAVARRT